A stretch of the Thiocystis violascens DSM 198 genome encodes the following:
- the csx2 gene encoding TIGR02221 family CRISPR-associated protein encodes MSKVSTTLVSFLGRARQDPKTGYRTAHYRFADGSIQTTPFFGLALREVIRPERLVLLGTAGSMWDVLIEQLAVEGEDEELRLRLIEAATENRVDDVLLAEVVPLVERALGLPCVLRLIDYGRDAGGQARILDAIAAAVPAGRVALDLTHGFRHLAAVGLLSALFLERVRGLKIEGVYYGALDMTENDQTPVIQLDGLLAIAHWIDALGRFDQNGDYSLFAPLLEADGVAADKVGCLRDAAFFERTLNLSDARRRIQTFLPALDRPLAGVSGLFQDALRQRLAWVRGGTLSEHQRRLAEFYLEQRDYVRAAILGFEAVITQECDRRKFNPLNFQQGREPAEKEFEAEMRAGDIPRVVCDAYWLLKDLRNALAHGNPPKREDVLQVVVNPEQLPLELRRALDRLTQFVTAYE; translated from the coding sequence ATGAGCAAGGTTTCAACCACGCTGGTGAGCTTTTTGGGACGCGCTCGCCAGGATCCTAAAACCGGTTATCGAACGGCGCATTACCGCTTTGCCGATGGCTCCATCCAGACCACGCCTTTCTTCGGGTTGGCGCTGCGCGAGGTCATCCGCCCCGAGCGACTGGTCTTGCTCGGCACGGCAGGCAGCATGTGGGACGTGCTGATCGAACAGTTGGCCGTCGAGGGCGAGGATGAGGAGTTGCGTCTGCGGCTGATCGAAGCGGCGACGGAGAATCGCGTGGACGATGTGTTGCTTGCCGAAGTCGTGCCACTGGTTGAACGCGCGCTCGGTCTTCCCTGTGTCCTGCGACTGATCGACTATGGGCGCGACGCCGGCGGGCAGGCGCGGATTCTCGATGCCATCGCCGCCGCCGTACCGGCGGGTCGGGTCGCTCTCGATCTGACCCACGGCTTTCGTCATCTGGCCGCAGTCGGTTTGCTGTCGGCGTTGTTTCTGGAGCGGGTACGGGGGTTGAAGATCGAAGGCGTTTACTACGGCGCACTCGATATGACCGAAAACGATCAGACGCCGGTGATCCAACTCGACGGATTGCTCGCGATCGCGCACTGGATCGATGCACTCGGGCGCTTCGATCAGAACGGCGATTACAGTCTGTTTGCCCCCCTGCTGGAAGCGGACGGCGTGGCGGCGGATAAGGTCGGCTGTTTGCGTGACGCGGCGTTTTTCGAGCGGACATTGAATCTGAGCGATGCCAGACGGCGTATCCAGACCTTTTTGCCCGCGCTCGATCGCCCGCTCGCCGGGGTCTCGGGATTGTTTCAGGACGCACTGCGTCAACGGCTCGCTTGGGTGCGCGGCGGCACCCTGTCCGAACATCAACGCCGTCTGGCCGAGTTCTATCTGGAACAACGCGATTATGTCCGCGCCGCCATCCTGGGCTTTGAGGCGGTGATCACGCAGGAATGTGACCGGCGCAAATTCAACCCGCTGAATTTTCAGCAAGGACGCGAACCAGCAGAAAAAGAATTCGAAGCGGAAATGAGGGCCGGTGATATTCCGCGCGTGGTGTGCGATGCGTATTGGTTGCTCAAAGATCTGCGCAACGCGCTTGCGCATGGCAACCCGCCGAAACGGGAGGATGTACTCCAAGTGGTCGTCAACCCCGAACAATTGCCGCTCGAACTGCGCCGGGCATTGGATCGGCTGACTCAATTCGTCACAGCGTATGAATAA
- the cmr1 gene encoding type III-B CRISPR module RAMP protein Cmr1 codes for MPEMLEATFQIVTPMFLGGANQTPEDGIRPPSVKGALRFWWRALNWGRCLREAGGDESAALRLLHGQEARLFGIAANGENTGQSLFMLRVSRQPKLATEMQWPQNNTGSGYLGYGLMATTQAPHRQGIREGVEFDLELRFKPKTDQADIDAIKKTLHVWSLFGGLGSRARRGFGSITLRQLNAQDMTLDQAGFEVGVRNLMRETENIADFPPYTAFSEHARFGILATDTDARRIHSQAGLIYKTHRGQASTLRGADKIPFGLPLQGIDQDSRRASPLLFHVHALRNGQFAAAVLYLPAHFHHDPRYQASDLTAFNRDVARFVPATVSRP; via the coding sequence ATGCCTGAAATGCTTGAAGCCACCTTCCAGATCGTCACCCCGATGTTCCTCGGCGGCGCCAATCAAACCCCCGAGGACGGTATCCGTCCGCCATCCGTCAAGGGCGCTTTGCGGTTCTGGTGGCGGGCGTTGAATTGGGGGCGCTGTTTACGGGAAGCCGGCGGCGACGAGTCAGCCGCGCTCCGGTTGTTGCATGGTCAGGAAGCGCGATTGTTTGGCATTGCCGCCAACGGTGAAAACACCGGGCAGAGTCTTTTCATGCTGCGCGTCAGCCGCCAACCCAAACTGGCGACTGAAATGCAGTGGCCACAGAACAACACCGGTAGCGGCTATCTCGGTTATGGCCTGATGGCAACGACTCAGGCACCCCATCGCCAGGGCATTCGTGAAGGTGTCGAATTCGATTTGGAACTGCGTTTTAAACCGAAAACGGATCAAGCCGACATCGATGCGATCAAGAAGACGCTGCATGTCTGGAGTCTGTTTGGCGGGTTGGGAAGCCGGGCGCGGCGCGGATTCGGCTCAATCACGCTACGCCAGCTCAACGCTCAGGACATGACTTTAGATCAAGCCGGGTTTGAGGTAGGAGTACGCAACTTGATGCGCGAAACGGAGAACATTGCCGATTTTCCGCCTTACACCGCCTTCAGCGAACACGCCCGCTTCGGTATCCTGGCCACCGACACCGACGCACGGCGGATACACAGCCAAGCCGGGTTGATCTATAAAACGCATCGCGGTCAAGCCAGTACCTTGCGCGGCGCGGACAAGATTCCGTTTGGCCTGCCCCTGCAAGGCATCGATCAAGACAGCCGCCGCGCAAGTCCTCTGTTGTTTCACGTTCATGCCCTGCGCAACGGCCAATTCGCCGCCGCAGTGCTCTATTTACCTGCGCATTTCCACCACGATCCTCGTTACCAAGCATCTGACTTGACGGCTTTCAATCGTGACGTTGCGCGGTTCGTGCCAGCGACG